Within Deinococcus roseus, the genomic segment CAATGGGGGTATGGATGGGGTAAACATCCTTTTCTGCCACACCAGAAGCCAGGGCCAGGTACTGTTTTTGTACTGCATGGTCCCTCCAGGCTCTTGCCATCAGGCTTGCGGCTTCAGAAGAGGTGGCAAACAGCACCACACCGGACGTGTAGCGTCCCAATCGGTGCAGGGGGCTGGCCTGTGGATGGGTTTTTCGAACCAGGGTCAGCAGGGTGTGCTCCAGAAATCCCCCTCCGGGCATGGTGGGAAGGCCACTGGGTTTGTTCACCGCGAGCAGGTGCTCATCTTCTTGCAGCACCTCAAAATGCAGAGGGACTTCGGGTTCCTCCCAGGGGGGACGGTGCCAGATCAGGGTCTGTCCGGGTTTCAGGGTTTCCTGCCCAGTTGCGACCTGACCGTCCAGATGGACTTCCTGTTGCTGCAGGCGTTCCTGCCATTCCTGAACAGAAGAATGGGTGTAAAACCTGCTCAGGTAATCCAGCAGGGTCAGACCTGCGGCTTTTTTCACAAGCTGTTCGGTGTAGGCGTATCCCTGGTTCAGTGCCATTTTGCTGCCATTCACTGTCCAGGTGCTGCAGCAGAGCCGCGTTTGATCAGTTCAGTCTGGAACCACACCACTTTTTCGGCTCTGGGTTGCCCTTCCAGCAGTTGAATCAGTTGCTGGGCGGCTGCCTGCCCCATCTGATAGGCCGGAATGTGCAGGGTGGTGAGTTCAGGTTCGATGTACTGGGACAGTTCAAGGTTGTCCACCCCGATCACCGAGAGGTCCTCTGGGATGCGCAGTCCCAGCTGTTTGGCGGCCTTGTACACGCCCACCGCCAGAAAATCCCCATCGCACAGGATGGCCGTGGGCCGCTCTTCGGGCAGGCTGAGCAGTTGCAGCGCGCCTTCTTTTCCCCCTTCCAGCGAGAAAGGGGCCTTGACCTGCCATTCAGGCTTCAAAGTCCAGCCCTGTTCTGCAAAAAACTGCTGGTAAGCGCGGGTTCTGGCCTGGAACGTCTCGGTTTCCACGGTTGCAGCAAGGTGTGCAATTCGGCTGTGTCCCAGGGCCAGCAGGTGTTGCAGGGCCATCTGGATGCCGTGGGGGATGTCCACCATGATGGAATGAAAGCCGTCCACCCGGCCTTCCACCAGCACCACATTGCCCTGATCCAGCAGGTTGCTGGACCGTGCAGAGATGTCC encodes:
- a CDS encoding RluA family pseudouridine synthase; amino-acid sequence: MALNQGYAYTEQLVKKAAGLTLLDYLSRFYTHSSVQEWQERLQQQEVHLDGQVATGQETLKPGQTLIWHRPPWEEPEVPLHFEVLQEDEHLLAVNKPSGLPTMPGGGFLEHTLLTLVRKTHPQASPLHRLGRYTSGVVLFATSSEAASLMARAWRDHAVQKQYLALASGVAEKDVYPIHTPIGPVLHPRLGTVFAAHPEGKPSSSLAKVLERRETSTLFEVDIQTGRPHQIRIHLASIGHPLAGDPLYGPDGLPLQQDPGLPGDGGYLLHAARLVFEHPIKQQTTKILAPVPSPLQLQK
- a CDS encoding LacI family DNA-binding transcriptional regulator; its protein translation is MDALPEVAIKNRNEMYTGQESSLTPTMNNPDRNLFKKPTSADVARHLGISQSTVSLVLNGKAEGRVSQELQQAIWEAARMLNYKPNRAAKALREGRARTLALVVPQLSNPFFAPVYQGADQEARKLGYDTILVNYDHSMSTQEALIEHLFSHDVDGYVLWDISARSSNLLDQGNVVLVEGRVDGFHSIMVDIPHGIQMALQHLLALGHSRIAHLAATVETETFQARTRAYQQFFAEQGWTLKPEWQVKAPFSLEGGKEGALQLLSLPEERPTAILCDGDFLAVGVYKAAKQLGLRIPEDLSVIGVDNLELSQYIEPELTTLHIPAYQMGQAAAQQLIQLLEGQPRAEKVVWFQTELIKRGSAAAPGQ